In Embleya scabrispora, the DNA window CGCGCGTCGCCGATCGCCCGGGTGAGCCCGCGCACCACCACGTCGAACGGCACACCCCGGCCGGTGTGCGCCTGGGGGTCGAAGAACATCTCCACGTAACGCACGTTCTGCGAGGCGGCCTTGCGCAGGTAGGCCATCGCCAGGTCGTAGAAGTCCGGCTCGTGCAGCAGGACCCGCATGCCGTCGTAGTAGACGGTCAGGAAGGAGGCGAGGCTGTCGAACCGGTACGTCGCGCGCATCTCCTCGACCGAGGCGTAGGGCAGCTCGATCCCGTTGCGCTCGGCGAGCGCGAACTTCAGCTCGGGCTCCAACGTCCCCTCGATGTGCAGGTGCAACTCGCACTTCGGCAGCCCGCCGATGAAGTCCCGCATGTCCCGCATGAACCGACCCTCCGACTCGAACACCCACTCGCCCGACAACGCCAACCGTATGCCCCCGGCCGCGCCGGACCCCGCACCCGGCCGACCGCGTCGCCGGAACCCGACCGCCGGGGTCAGCGGCGGTAGCAGCCGTAGACGCGTGGGGCTCGGGCGCCGGGAGGGATCGGGAACGGGGCGGATTTGGCGGGTGGTGCTCCGTCGGTCGGGTACCAGACGGCGTCGTCCGGCTCCACGGCGGCGATGTCGGCGGTCCACGCGGGACGGGCCGGGTCGAAGGGCTGGACGCGCGCCCGGGCGGTGGTCGCGTCGATGTGCTCGATCACGCCGGGAGGGTGGGTGGGTCGCAGACGGGCGTCCCGGTGCTTGACCTTTTGGCCGATCTCGGCGGGTTCGGGCATGGCGGGTGTGCCTTTCCTGGGCGGGGTGGATGGGTGTCGCTTCGTGGCCGACCGGCACGGGGAGTGGTCCGTGCCGGTCGGCTTCGCCCCGTCACCTCGGGAGGCGGCGGGACGGCGGGGCCGCACCGCCGGCCAGGCCAGTGGGGGCGGTGCGGCCGATCAGGGGGTGGGCGGGCGCACGTCGTCGGGCGGCATGTGCCACGTGATCGGCCCGTCGCGGAACAGGTGTTGCGGCCTGGTCCGGCGAGGCTCGTCCACGAGGGGTTGGGCCGCCACGATCCGGCCGGGCCGAGCCACCTCCGGCTTCGCCGGTTCGGGCGCGGTGGGCATGGGCGAGCCGGCCTCGTCGTCCACCACTTCGAGGTGCGCGAGCGGGATGGTGTAGGTCGCCTGGGAGTTGGCGGTGAGCGCCACGACGTAGCCCCCGGCCACGCGGTAAAGCGTCCCCACATACCGACTCCGGGCATCCCGCACCCGCACCTCACCACCCGCCAAGCGCAGCCGCAACTCGGCTTCCGTAAGCGGTTGTTGTCTCGTCCGGGAGTTGGGCATGCCTCTCGCCTCTCGTTGCCGTGGGTGCAGATTCGGCCACTGACTGACAGCATTGGCCGGCGAGGCTAGGCTCCGAAGCAAAGAAGCGTGTCTGGTTGTTGGCAATGGCAGATGTCACCTGGCGGGCAACATGAGCACAGCAGTCGATCTTGATCCCACCGACTCGGTACTGAAGTTCTTCGCGGCCGAATTGCGACGGCTTCGAGGCGCGATGAAACAAGCGGACCTGGCACGGAAAACGCATGTTGCCCGATCGACGCTCAACAAGTACGAAGCCGCAACGAGGGTGCCGAGCATGGATTTCGCTCACGCGGCCGACGAGGTGTTGCAAACCGGCGGCGCACTGACCCGCTTGTGGCCGCTCGTGATCAAGTACGCATACCCGGCTTGGTTCCGGCCGTTCGTTGAACTGGAGGCCGCAGCGCGGATCATCCGCTCATACGAAAACCAAGTCATCCCTGGGTTGCTTCAGACGGAGCCTTACGCTCGTGCACTGTTGGCAGGGGGACGGCACGACAATCTGGATGATCTCGTAACGCTGCGGCTCGAACGGCAACGGCTTCTCGAACGTGAGGATCGTCCCCGGCTCACCGCGCTCGTCGACGAACAGGCCCTGCGGAAGAACATCGGCGGGGGCAAGGTCATGCGCGCGCAACTCGAACACCTAGTCAAGTCCGCCGCCGCGACGCGAACGATTGTTTTGATCGTGCCGAGCAGCGTCTCGAACCGCCCGCCCTACCAACCGTTCACCCGCCTTGCGTTCGAACCAGGGACGCAGGATGTTTTGTATGTCGACGGGTTTCATCAGGGGCAACTACTCGCCGACGCGGCTGCCCTTGAGGCTGCTGAATCGGCTTATGATCTGCTGATGGCCGCCGCCCTGTCGCCCGATGCGTCACGGGATCTGATCGCGTCTGTTTCGAAGGAACTCATCCAATGACTTCTGCCTCCCTGGCCGCCGCGATATGGCGCAAGAGCACCTACAGCTCCGAGAACGGCGGGAACTGTGTCGAAGTGGTGGACGGCTTCCCGGGCGTCGTCCCCGTCCGCGACTCCAAGGACCCCGGCGTCGGTCACCTGATCATCGGCGCGGCCTCGTGGACCGCGCTCACCGCCTCGTTGCGCGCCTGAGTGCAACGGTGAGCCCCGCCGGCCCGATCTCGGGCCGGCGGGGCCTCGCGCGGTTACGCCGCCGGGGCGATCCTGGCCATGCCGTTGATGATGCGGTCCATCGCGTCGCCGCCCCTGGGGTCGGTCAGGTTGGCCAGCATC includes these proteins:
- a CDS encoding helix-turn-helix domain-containing protein translates to MSTAVDLDPTDSVLKFFAAELRRLRGAMKQADLARKTHVARSTLNKYEAATRVPSMDFAHAADEVLQTGGALTRLWPLVIKYAYPAWFRPFVELEAAARIIRSYENQVIPGLLQTEPYARALLAGGRHDNLDDLVTLRLERQRLLEREDRPRLTALVDEQALRKNIGGGKVMRAQLEHLVKSAAATRTIVLIVPSSVSNRPPYQPFTRLAFEPGTQDVLYVDGFHQGQLLADAAALEAAESAYDLLMAAALSPDASRDLIASVSKELIQ
- a CDS encoding DUF397 domain-containing protein; the protein is MTSASLAAAIWRKSTYSSENGGNCVEVVDGFPGVVPVRDSKDPGVGHLIIGAASWTALTASLRA